In Bacillus cereus ATCC 14579, a single window of DNA contains:
- the spo0J gene encoding stage 0 sporulation protein Spo0J has translation MAKGLGRGINVFFPDLDVKEEETIQEILVTELRPNPYQPRKHFNKEAIQELAISIKEHGILQPLIARKSIKGYEIVAGERRFRAAKEAGLEKVPAVVRQLTEQQMMEFALLENLQREDLNPMEEAMAYQMLMNELNVTQEQLAKRLGKSRPYIANYTRLLSLPSFVQDMIANGQLSMAHGRTLLTIKDEEQLKSLLKRIEKEGLNVRQLEKIVQEINQHVSRETKKVKKERNIFFVERETFLREKFGTDVKIKETKKEKGKIEIEFFNKEDLNRILELLAQKN, from the coding sequence GTGGCTAAAGGATTAGGAAGAGGAATTAATGTGTTTTTTCCTGATTTAGATGTGAAAGAAGAGGAAACAATTCAGGAGATTCTTGTAACTGAATTAAGGCCGAATCCATATCAACCGCGTAAACACTTTAATAAAGAGGCGATTCAGGAATTAGCAATTTCGATTAAGGAACACGGTATTCTACAACCATTAATTGCTAGGAAGAGTATTAAAGGATATGAAATTGTTGCAGGTGAAAGACGATTTCGTGCTGCAAAAGAGGCTGGTTTAGAAAAAGTACCTGCGGTTGTAAGACAATTAACTGAACAGCAAATGATGGAATTTGCTTTGTTAGAAAACTTACAACGAGAAGATTTAAATCCTATGGAAGAGGCAATGGCATACCAGATGTTAATGAATGAGCTAAATGTAACGCAAGAACAATTAGCGAAACGTCTTGGTAAAAGCAGACCTTACATTGCAAATTATACTCGGTTATTAAGCTTACCTTCTTTCGTACAAGATATGATTGCAAATGGTCAACTTTCAATGGCTCATGGGAGAACTTTACTTACGATAAAAGATGAAGAACAATTGAAGTCCTTATTGAAACGCATTGAAAAAGAAGGATTAAATGTTCGTCAATTAGAGAAAATCGTCCAAGAGATTAATCAACACGTTTCACGTGAAACAAAAAAAGTGAAAAAAGAGCGAAATATATTTTTCGTAGAACGTGAAACGTTCTTAAGAGAAAAGTTTGGCACAGATGTGAAAATTAAAGAGACGAAAAAAGAAAAAGGTAAAATCGAAATTGAATTTTTTAATAAAGAAGATTTAAATCGTATTTTAGAACTATTAGCACAGAAAAATTAA
- the yyaC gene encoding spore protease YyaC: MNIGSFRLPFFEKETQNVMHQDLEASEIISNFLLTHIPIKTNIPLILVCIGTDRSTGDALGPLVGTKLEQIDIQNLQVFGTLDEPVHALNLEEKIQNIQKEYPTAFIIAVDACLGKSQNIGSITTGKGPSKPGAAMNKKLPAVGDLHIHGIVNLNGFMEFFVLQNTRLSLVMKMADVIAKSIKETDQKLSALKKANHL, translated from the coding sequence ATGAATATTGGAAGTTTTCGCTTACCATTTTTTGAGAAAGAAACTCAAAACGTTATGCACCAAGATCTAGAAGCCTCTGAGATAATCAGTAATTTCTTACTTACCCATATTCCTATTAAAACTAATATACCACTCATTCTCGTTTGTATCGGCACAGATCGCTCTACAGGTGACGCACTCGGCCCATTAGTTGGTACAAAACTTGAACAAATAGACATCCAAAACCTCCAAGTATTCGGTACACTAGATGAGCCAGTACATGCGCTAAATTTAGAAGAGAAAATTCAGAATATACAGAAAGAATATCCTACTGCATTTATAATTGCTGTTGATGCATGTTTAGGAAAGTCCCAAAATATCGGATCAATCACTACTGGAAAGGGACCTAGTAAACCTGGGGCTGCTATGAATAAGAAATTACCTGCAGTTGGTGATTTGCACATACACGGTATCGTCAATCTAAATGGGTTTATGGAGTTTTTCGTTCTTCAAAATACAAGATTAAGTTTAGTCATGAAAATGGCTGATGTAATCGCAAAAAGTATAAAAGAGACGGATCAAAAATTATCCGCATTAAAAAAAGCAAACCATCTATAA
- the ychF gene encoding redox-regulated ATPase YchF, with the protein MGLTAGIVGLPNVGKSTLFNAITQAGAESANYPFCTIDPNVGIVEVPDERLNKLTELVEPKKTVPTVFEFTDIAGIVKGASKGEGLGNKFLSHIRQVDAICQVVRCFEDENITHVSGKVDPIDDIETINLELILADLESVDKRIERVAKLARQKDKEAVYEHEILVRLKEAFEEGKPARTVEFTEEQMKIVKGLHLLTTKEMLYVANVSEDDIIDPSENKYVQMVKEFAANENSQVIVVCAKIESEIAELDEEEKKVFLEELGIEESGLDQLIRAAYDLLGLATYFTAGVQEVRAWTFKQGMKAPQCAGVIHTDFERGFIRAETVSYDDLMTNGSMTAAKEAGKVRLEGKEYIVKDGDVMHFRFNV; encoded by the coding sequence ATGGGATTAACGGCTGGGATTGTTGGATTACCTAACGTAGGGAAGTCCACTTTATTTAATGCAATTACACAAGCAGGAGCAGAATCTGCGAACTATCCATTCTGTACAATTGATCCAAACGTAGGGATTGTAGAAGTACCAGATGAGCGTTTAAATAAATTAACGGAATTAGTAGAACCGAAAAAGACTGTTCCGACTGTATTCGAGTTTACTGATATTGCAGGTATCGTAAAAGGTGCTAGTAAAGGTGAAGGTTTAGGAAATAAATTCTTATCTCACATTCGTCAAGTAGATGCAATTTGCCAAGTTGTTCGTTGTTTTGAAGACGAAAATATTACGCACGTTTCAGGGAAAGTAGATCCAATTGATGATATTGAAACAATCAATTTAGAGCTAATTTTAGCGGACTTAGAGTCTGTTGATAAGCGTATCGAGCGTGTTGCGAAATTAGCAAGACAAAAAGATAAAGAAGCGGTATATGAGCATGAAATTTTAGTTCGTTTAAAAGAAGCTTTTGAAGAGGGAAAACCAGCTCGTACTGTTGAATTTACAGAAGAGCAGATGAAGATTGTTAAAGGCCTTCATTTACTTACAACAAAAGAAATGTTATACGTAGCGAATGTAAGTGAAGACGATATTATCGATCCTTCGGAAAATAAATACGTACAAATGGTAAAAGAATTTGCAGCAAATGAAAATTCTCAAGTAATCGTTGTATGTGCAAAAATCGAATCAGAAATCGCTGAATTAGACGAAGAAGAGAAAAAAGTATTCCTTGAAGAATTAGGAATTGAAGAGTCTGGTTTAGATCAATTAATTCGTGCAGCATATGACCTATTAGGACTTGCTACGTACTTTACAGCTGGCGTTCAAGAAGTACGTGCTTGGACATTTAAACAAGGAATGAAGGCACCACAATGTGCTGGTGTTATTCATACAGACTTTGAGCGTGGATTTATTCGTGCAGAAACAGTTTCTTACGATGATTTAATGACAAACGGTTCTATGACAGCTGCAAAAGAAGCTGGAAAAGTACGTTTAGAAGGAAAAGAATATATCGTAAAAGACGGAGATGTTATGCACTTCCGTTTTAACGTTTAA
- a CDS encoding DUF951 domain-containing protein produces MEQKEYNLYDVVEMKKAHPCGENRWKIIRMGMDIRIKCEGCDHSVMIPRREFDRKVKKILVKHEE; encoded by the coding sequence ATGGAGCAAAAGGAATATAACTTGTATGATGTTGTGGAAATGAAGAAAGCCCATCCATGTGGCGAGAATCGTTGGAAAATTATTCGTATGGGAATGGATATCCGCATTAAGTGCGAGGGGTGTGACCATTCAGTAATGATTCCTCGAAGAGAGTTTGATCGTAAGGTGAAAAAAATACTTGTGAAGCACGAAGAATAG
- the rpsF gene encoding 30S ribosomal protein S6, translating to MRKYEIMYIIRPGVEEEAQKALVERFAGVLTNNGAEIINTKEWGKRRLAYEINDLREGFYMILNVKSNAEAINEFDRLAKINEDILRHIVVKEEEK from the coding sequence ATGAGAAAGTACGAAATTATGTACATCATTCGTCCTGGCGTTGAAGAAGAAGCTCAAAAAGCTTTAGTTGAACGTTTTGCAGGTGTTTTAACAAACAATGGTGCAGAAATCATTAACACGAAAGAGTGGGGTAAGCGTCGTTTAGCTTACGAAATCAACGACTTACGTGAAGGTTTCTACATGATCTTAAACGTGAAATCTAACGCAGAAGCGATTAACGAATTCGACCGTTTAGCTAAGATCAACGAAGACATCCTTCGTCATATCGTTGTTAAAGAAGAAGAAAAATAA
- a CDS encoding mechanosensitive ion channel family protein: MDLLAKWFNSMKQYLLDADRWAHIGVATLKICIILTIGAVVVRIARAVVRNAFRMGSRSPIQISERRTVTVAKLLENIVAYVVMFIMLIAILGVFDINASGLLAGAGVIGLAVGFGAQSLVKDVITGLFILLEDQFSVGDYVKIGQFEGVVLEIGLRTTKVKSWTGEIHTLPNGSIIQVTNYSVSNSVAFVDVSISYEADIAKAEQVIEDLLVELPSKYEKMVTTPELLGVQTLAASEVILRVIAEVEPMQHAVIARALRKEIKNRLDLHGIEIPYPRMVLYNREELVSGKAI; encoded by the coding sequence ATGGATTTATTAGCGAAGTGGTTTAATTCTATGAAACAGTATTTATTAGATGCTGATCGTTGGGCTCATATTGGAGTTGCGACATTAAAAATATGTATTATTTTAACAATTGGTGCAGTTGTTGTGCGAATTGCAAGGGCGGTTGTACGAAATGCGTTTCGTATGGGGAGTCGTTCTCCAATTCAGATTTCAGAACGTCGTACAGTTACAGTAGCGAAATTACTTGAAAATATTGTAGCGTACGTTGTTATGTTCATTATGCTAATTGCGATTTTAGGTGTGTTTGATATTAATGCATCAGGTTTATTAGCGGGTGCTGGGGTAATTGGTTTAGCAGTCGGATTTGGTGCTCAAAGTTTAGTGAAAGACGTTATTACAGGTTTATTTATTTTGTTAGAAGATCAGTTTTCAGTTGGCGATTATGTTAAAATCGGTCAATTTGAAGGAGTCGTTTTAGAAATTGGACTTCGTACAACGAAAGTAAAGAGTTGGACAGGTGAAATTCATACTTTACCAAATGGAAGTATTATTCAAGTTACTAACTACTCAGTTAGTAATAGTGTAGCGTTTGTTGATGTATCTATTTCATATGAGGCTGATATTGCGAAAGCAGAGCAAGTTATTGAAGATTTATTAGTAGAATTACCTTCAAAGTACGAAAAAATGGTAACAACACCTGAATTATTAGGTGTGCAAACATTAGCTGCATCAGAAGTTATATTACGTGTTATTGCTGAAGTAGAACCGATGCAACATGCAGTTATTGCAAGGGCACTTCGTAAAGAGATTAAAAATCGTCTTGATTTACATGGAATTGAAATTCCATATCCACGTATGGTTTTATATAATCGTGAAGAATTAGTTAGTGGAAAAGCAATTTAG